Proteins from a single region of Clostridiisalibacter paucivorans DSM 22131:
- a CDS encoding HD-GYP domain-containing protein yields MKNVKLDESIQETYSKYIMPVREIEHSFRVAALCLKIGGELNLSKKQLLILHESALYHDIGKADIPLAILSKKGKLNSDEFEIIKNHPIYSQRYVKNNKKISKIVRAHHERWDGKGYPDKIRGKNIPLLARIISVADVYDALKYPRVYRPYSFDKKDIGKIMAKGSGNQFDPEILKVFLEILKYL; encoded by the coding sequence ATGAAAAATGTAAAGTTAGATGAAAGCATTCAGGAAACATATTCAAAATATATAATGCCAGTTCGTGAGATAGAACATTCTTTTAGGGTGGCAGCTTTGTGTTTGAAAATAGGTGGGGAGTTAAATTTAAGCAAAAAACAACTTCTAATTTTACACGAATCTGCACTGTATCATGACATAGGGAAGGCAGATATACCTTTGGCCATACTTTCTAAGAAAGGAAAACTAAATAGCGATGAATTTGAGATTATCAAAAATCATCCTATATATAGTCAAAGATATGTAAAAAACAATAAAAAAATATCTAAAATAGTTAGAGCTCACCACGAAAGATGGGATGGAAAGGGTTACCCAGACAAAATCAGAGGAAAAAACATACCATTGTTGGCGAGGATTATATCGGTAGCAGATGTATATGATGCACTAAAATATCCTAGAGTTTATAGACCATATAGTTTTGACAAAAAAGATATAGGTAAAATTATGGCCAAAGGTTCAGGAAATCAATTTGACCCTGAAATCTTAAAAGTTTTTTTGGAAATTTTAAAATACCTCTAG
- a CDS encoding Athe_2463 domain-containing protein, with protein MKKKTLIFVLIFCIVATSIPQNIFPSFAGNNRIVLEDGRVIPLPPSVKKSIKIMGKTLNINKEYLIDSTIDSVPGLDSGIAVYGSPSDVSGNSRKSGEYRYLGYDSKGNQYSNPDFPNDADSHRSPSQKNWVEPYVFGLANKPNFFMKNPYQCGEWLQSMVWVRDIERGGKLPKDFDKLYLAEHFHILSPPTEYTVGLARGWHKVGNKLWYETFVMPPLKKIEIPDEQQKDIVADFDLLKQTTEYNTTGFRDKSTAIATEIQTWQLAITNTKTHEQVKYYDSNQEGSVYDTIDKAEKELQNGLKAGKYEFYLYVDDGEGLSDVKVGNILVIQIESKKLLMIEEVPRQVEINTPFIVSAKDSIPSKGAKIIEYQHQVSIGNMNNFQDISDGGNAVNLEYTPTKEGELYFRVWGKDTNGIEGWSEIVSTSTKDNTKGYANAKIDTKTIWYEGLYEHVRNASTVEIDGKEAGVYRVSSKIGRKYSSNRWRFYDLFTSPKQKAKHDKEEWRANEGGSLRFNTVGERELNLTVKGKGGNKSIDNRTIDVRALPLAKGEIYGHKKNREIYIYNKSLFKPQDACKDSENGKIDDSKTKITITNIITGEKAISVGGKAFDKKWIKGIETNFNVIDKNEYTHKKNDITKVVFVGDHDNDQKTEKFKIEIDVEDYRGNLSHWEKNIIIDGDIKPIAKLQGMFNYILNPVTKKVLTDIEEVSISPDRDIIETSVEKKNESIQLLGDNKKIDLTIDNRVGEFNLLVKTKEKFIDFLDSQVKRFLEPEDELEDKKKYKVKIRNIAPFATFQAIKPTSVNMLTFTDVGISKNVGSQLNDLTEEMINESVKLNSIYTTFTDDDNWFVIDDKIKIPPGIYNEYKSYIEDKDKSADLQVDIVQNKYLGVSLTLVHETWDKHKSIRTNKFCLYNLETKEKVYSSIKDKYKVYWSDRISPNVKTLKIIEYKGKVYFLLSTSEGFKAYDTPYFDNKNFDIKINLQNKIQEYFVVDKDIYVLDANQYNYNTPKYYTYNLDTKTQKEISIQQYETAKLNVLQKIDTLEKAKAIDGIEEYEWITDKWDNDDKKDITRHKIYENKTKMFYYIKRKYDVWNNNIKVFKYDKEKNTVEKILIKNEIYSSNLTGDTKHIDRINITSVAVIKDEVVVTMYVKHKKKSRKDTYHVLYHYDKKGNEKNAIVLNKNSAIWSHKDIIGWNPKSSLIILQEPLFDEYHNNEFTTYNLDTKKLEKWKDVYNLKPFKNLSNKYFGGYNFNPKASVRTGFRLFDPKTFSEITIEHKPKKRHGYKSLYHSNTDDGIYALDSFNPGIIINYWDEPNDTYLYDIERKKEIYLGSDLNEIKVDGDYIYAHLRNENKIVKINRRTSERKIVNSYVWDKTEFYGKGKFNLESNPLNYIKDYWTMVDTRNESSSYYGAVQIKYARKIIDDINKLGDYPSNIAVKNILPIITNKELTLNRTTSELIIKKINEINNLRNFKNDKKIEVIFIDIGGKNSKYGSILANQTNGKYYNATSINKGIKFLGEYVKKFGKPQKSTGSIKISQNDIIQLNGITIDYEDHPIVIERYRAKNEKWGNFGNEIIKLDNNRLKFPKKGYFVLEYQSKDKPNSFDKKDYGKYSNIARLGVVVGDNVKPPKPSPPVVDITILSDEGEGIGKQFRRVDFQIDGVQGTDEIDWSTLKIFFDKNDYRPTKSENNFSSKKEFSRIFTDIGPHKITIEFKDKKGRLATKSDGTKAEFKFYIIKDKVPIGNFKVLGNEGNNKSVRDPYTSMAEFEISNETYSSPDGDIVEVKYYFEDDTYIENSDGSFSIDSSTKTDYPLELKGKYFELEETTKIKQVVSEKYYNGIGLNGENLNKAIKHLEDSGVEVYKKKITPKKAIVEKKPPKISYTVAPSVIVKGSSISHNTEIEDDTVFGDYTKYAFYHNPNVFKNNTGLMQGSADSRNTSNLERKTHDETLNKLDKKGIYYFYANAVDEDGMESGWEYGGQVKVVSKPIADFELYTNDKDSDGKNKEYKDNIFGKDSSILIQNKAYNEDYEDTIANHGIEHIKMEYRLVGDTEYTTIFDKDISNYPNVINALPSIGHAGKYEIRMTVTSVDGIRATKEDIFYVVDLRLDSYIKSLPNGEYDKSSEIYASQNYKIKAQVSKDSDGVVAYIPYSDEWITLDKVNEDSTNKYYEKEISTLETLFDGRYEIDVYGLYNKVNLEISEVLELKANTPIKIKSDIKPIGPPEYVEVIEDNLDENDYIQIPAGEKINIMSEVISPVPAEFVKAYIEGESEVSMDFKDGKYTKTIEIPRTKKDKDFYELLVRARVPNGNTAKNKHKIRIKTPIDLIPKMPREVVADTTATIEAETTKYVENLVVKLFEGTIYENTITLNSKIIGNKKYWSGDYPISSVIPEGKYTAKFKATTYNGETDVKNERFVLKTLDLKDLRVTHIVNHGRYDGKYPILYNDPIVPVGYKTGYMVTFRINAKGNPERVKMKIKYPGYSKELDMTKEWQNGSDSIWTLEWYSDPFMPKGTVINTEVIASKEDAILNFNNKYNFDGDFLKIIGSIEGDLQVDIELSD; from the coding sequence ATGAAAAAAAAGACATTAATATTTGTATTGATTTTTTGTATTGTAGCGACATCTATCCCACAGAATATATTCCCCAGTTTCGCGGGAAACAACAGAATTGTATTAGAGGATGGGAGGGTGATACCCCTCCCTCCAAGTGTAAAAAAATCAATAAAAATAATGGGAAAAACCCTGAATATAAACAAGGAATATCTCATCGATTCCACCATCGATTCAGTTCCAGGGCTGGACAGTGGGATAGCAGTATATGGCAGCCCATCTGATGTATCAGGGAATAGCAGAAAAAGTGGAGAATATAGATATCTAGGCTATGATTCCAAGGGAAACCAATACTCAAATCCCGATTTTCCCAATGATGCAGACTCCCATAGGAGCCCTTCACAGAAAAACTGGGTAGAGCCGTACGTTTTTGGATTGGCTAACAAACCGAATTTTTTCATGAAAAACCCATATCAATGTGGCGAATGGTTGCAATCGATGGTATGGGTTAGGGATATTGAAAGAGGAGGAAAACTACCAAAGGATTTTGACAAGCTCTATCTAGCAGAGCATTTCCATATCCTGAGTCCACCGACTGAATATACAGTAGGGCTTGCCAGAGGTTGGCACAAAGTAGGCAACAAACTATGGTACGAAACATTCGTCATGCCCCCTCTGAAGAAAATAGAAATCCCAGATGAACAACAAAAAGATATTGTAGCAGACTTTGATTTGCTGAAACAAACGACAGAGTACAATACCACAGGTTTCAGAGACAAGTCAACAGCAATAGCAACAGAAATCCAGACATGGCAACTAGCAATCACAAACACCAAAACCCATGAACAAGTCAAATACTATGACAGCAACCAAGAAGGTTCAGTATATGACACAATAGACAAAGCAGAAAAAGAACTCCAAAACGGTCTCAAAGCAGGAAAATACGAGTTCTATCTATATGTAGATGATGGTGAGGGATTGAGTGATGTGAAGGTTGGGAATATTTTGGTTATACAAATAGAATCTAAAAAACTTCTAATGATTGAAGAAGTACCACGACAAGTTGAAATAAATACTCCTTTTATAGTTAGTGCGAAAGATTCTATACCAAGTAAAGGAGCAAAAATAATAGAATATCAACATCAAGTGTCAATAGGAAACATGAATAATTTTCAAGATATATCTGATGGAGGGAATGCTGTAAATCTTGAATATACTCCAACAAAAGAAGGAGAGTTATATTTTCGGGTTTGGGGTAAAGATACAAATGGAATAGAAGGGTGGTCTGAAATAGTAAGCACATCAACGAAAGATAATACAAAAGGTTATGCTAATGCTAAAATAGACACAAAAACCATATGGTATGAAGGACTCTATGAACATGTTAGAAATGCAAGCACTGTTGAAATAGATGGAAAAGAAGCAGGAGTATATAGAGTTAGTTCAAAAATTGGAAGAAAATATTCATCAAACAGATGGAGATTTTATGATTTGTTTACATCTCCAAAACAAAAGGCTAAGCATGACAAAGAAGAATGGAGAGCAAATGAAGGAGGAAGCCTAAGATTTAATACAGTAGGGGAAAGAGAGCTAAACTTAACAGTAAAAGGGAAAGGCGGAAATAAATCAATAGATAATAGAACTATTGATGTAAGAGCATTGCCATTAGCCAAAGGAGAGATATATGGACATAAAAAAAATAGGGAAATATATATATATAATAAATCTCTATTCAAACCTCAAGATGCTTGTAAAGATAGTGAGAATGGGAAGATTGACGATAGTAAAACCAAGATAACTATAACTAATATAATAACTGGAGAAAAAGCAATATCAGTGGGTGGAAAAGCTTTTGATAAAAAATGGATAAAAGGAATAGAAACAAATTTTAATGTCATAGATAAGAATGAATATACTCATAAAAAGAATGATATAACAAAAGTTGTATTTGTAGGAGACCATGATAATGATCAAAAAACAGAAAAATTTAAAATTGAAATAGATGTAGAAGACTATAGGGGAAACTTATCTCATTGGGAAAAAAACATTATAATAGATGGAGATATTAAACCTATTGCAAAATTACAGGGAATGTTCAACTATATTTTAAATCCTGTAACTAAAAAAGTTTTGACAGATATCGAAGAAGTCTCTATATCACCAGATAGAGATATTATAGAAACCAGTGTAGAAAAAAAGAATGAATCTATACAATTGTTAGGGGACAATAAAAAAATAGACTTAACAATTGACAATAGGGTAGGAGAATTCAATCTTTTAGTAAAAACAAAAGAAAAATTTATAGATTTTTTAGATTCTCAAGTAAAAAGATTTTTAGAGCCAGAAGATGAATTAGAAGATAAAAAAAAATATAAAGTTAAAATTAGAAACATAGCACCATTTGCAACATTTCAAGCAATAAAACCTACATCTGTAAATATGTTGACATTTACAGATGTAGGGATATCTAAAAATGTTGGTAGTCAACTAAATGATCTAACTGAAGAAATGATCAATGAAAGTGTTAAATTAAATTCTATATATACTACATTTACGGATGACGATAATTGGTTCGTCATAGACGATAAAATAAAAATTCCACCAGGAATATACAATGAATATAAATCTTATATAGAAGATAAAGATAAATCAGCAGATTTACAAGTAGATATAGTTCAAAACAAGTATTTAGGGGTGAGTTTGACATTAGTTCATGAGACATGGGATAAGCATAAAAGCATTAGAACGAATAAGTTTTGTCTATATAATCTTGAAACTAAAGAAAAAGTTTATAGTTCAATTAAAGATAAATATAAAGTTTATTGGTCGGACAGGATTAGCCCTAACGTAAAAACATTAAAAATTATTGAATATAAAGGGAAAGTATATTTTTTATTATCAACTTCTGAAGGGTTTAAAGCATATGATACCCCATACTTTGATAATAAAAACTTTGATATTAAAATAAATCTACAAAACAAGATACAAGAATATTTTGTAGTGGATAAAGATATATATGTCCTTGATGCAAATCAGTATAATTACAATACTCCTAAATATTATACGTATAATTTAGATACTAAAACTCAAAAAGAGATAAGCATCCAACAATATGAAACAGCTAAATTAAATGTTTTACAAAAAATAGATACTTTAGAAAAAGCTAAAGCTATAGATGGAATAGAAGAATATGAATGGATTACTGACAAATGGGACAATGATGATAAAAAAGATATAACTAGACATAAGATATATGAAAATAAAACAAAAATGTTTTACTATATAAAAAGAAAATATGATGTTTGGAATAATAACATTAAAGTATTTAAATATGATAAAGAAAAAAATACAGTAGAAAAAATATTAATTAAAAATGAAATCTATTCTAGCAATCTAACTGGTGATACAAAACATATAGATAGAATAAATATAACAAGTGTTGCTGTAATAAAAGATGAAGTTGTTGTAACTATGTATGTTAAACATAAAAAGAAAAGTCGTAAAGATACATATCATGTATTATATCATTATGATAAAAAAGGAAATGAAAAAAATGCTATAGTATTAAATAAAAATAGTGCAATATGGTCGCATAAAGATATAATAGGATGGAATCCGAAAAGTAGCTTAATTATATTGCAAGAGCCACTTTTTGATGAATATCATAATAATGAATTTACAACATATAATTTAGATACAAAGAAATTAGAAAAATGGAAGGATGTATATAATTTAAAACCATTCAAAAATTTGAGTAATAAATATTTCGGAGGATATAACTTTAATCCTAAAGCAAGTGTGAGAACAGGATTTAGGTTGTTTGACCCAAAAACATTTTCTGAAATCACTATAGAACATAAACCTAAAAAAAGACATGGATATAAGAGTTTATATCATTCTAATACTGATGATGGTATATATGCATTAGATTCTTTTAATCCTGGTATTATTATCAATTATTGGGATGAGCCAAATGATACTTATTTATATGATATTGAGAGAAAAAAAGAAATATATTTAGGGAGTGATTTAAATGAAATAAAAGTAGATGGTGATTATATTTATGCTCATCTTAGAAATGAAAATAAGATAGTAAAGATAAATCGTAGAACATCTGAAAGAAAGATAGTTAATTCTTATGTTTGGGATAAAACAGAATTTTATGGAAAGGGGAAATTTAATCTAGAGTCCAATCCTTTGAATTACATAAAGGATTATTGGACTATGGTTGACACAAGAAATGAGTCATCATCCTATTACGGAGCAGTGCAAATAAAGTATGCAAGAAAAATCATTGATGACATAAACAAATTAGGTGATTATCCTTCAAATATAGCTGTAAAAAATATACTTCCTATAATAACTAATAAAGAACTTACTTTAAATAGAACAACTTCTGAATTAATAATAAAAAAAATAAATGAAATAAATAATTTAAGGAATTTTAAAAATGATAAAAAAATAGAAGTTATTTTTATAGATATAGGTGGCAAAAATTCAAAATATGGATCAATATTAGCGAATCAAACAAATGGTAAATATTATAATGCTACAAGTATAAATAAAGGAATAAAGTTTTTGGGAGAATATGTAAAAAAGTTTGGGAAGCCACAGAAAAGTACTGGCTCTATAAAAATTTCACAAAACGATATTATTCAACTTAATGGTATAACAATTGATTATGAAGACCATCCAATAGTTATAGAAAGATATAGAGCAAAAAATGAAAAATGGGGAAATTTTGGAAATGAAATAATCAAGTTAGACAATAATAGATTGAAATTTCCTAAAAAAGGTTACTTTGTATTAGAATACCAATCTAAAGATAAACCAAATAGTTTTGATAAAAAAGATTATGGAAAATACTCAAATATAGCTAGATTAGGTGTAGTAGTAGGAGATAATGTAAAGCCACCAAAACCATCACCACCAGTGGTAGATATAACTATACTATCTGATGAAGGTGAAGGGATAGGCAAACAATTTAGGAGAGTAGACTTTCAGATAGATGGAGTACAAGGAACTGATGAAATTGATTGGTCTACATTGAAAATATTCTTTGATAAAAATGATTATAGACCTACTAAATCAGAAAATAATTTTAGCAGTAAAAAAGAATTTTCAAGAATATTTACAGATATCGGACCACACAAAATTACAATAGAGTTTAAAGACAAAAAAGGAAGATTGGCTACAAAATCTGATGGTACAAAAGCAGAATTTAAATTTTACATTATAAAAGATAAAGTTCCCATTGGAAATTTTAAAGTTCTAGGGAATGAAGGCAATAATAAAAGTGTTAGAGACCCGTATACATCAATGGCAGAGTTTGAAATATCAAACGAGACATATTCAAGTCCTGATGGGGATATAGTAGAAGTTAAGTATTATTTTGAAGATGACACATATATAGAAAATTCAGATGGTAGTTTTTCTATAGATAGCAGTACAAAAACAGACTATCCATTAGAGTTAAAGGGTAAATACTTTGAACTTGAAGAAACAACTAAAATTAAACAAGTTGTTTCAGAAAAATATTATAACGGAATTGGATTAAATGGAGAAAATTTAAATAAAGCAATCAAGCATTTAGAAGATTCAGGGGTTGAAGTTTATAAGAAAAAAATAACTCCTAAAAAAGCTATAGTAGAAAAGAAACCACCAAAAATAAGTTATACAGTAGCACCATCGGTAATAGTAAAAGGTAGTTCTATATCTCACAATACAGAGATAGAAGATGATACTGTCTTTGGAGATTATACAAAATATGCTTTTTATCATAATCCAAATGTATTCAAAAACAATACAGGGCTTATGCAAGGGTCAGCAGACTCAAGGAACACATCAAATTTAGAAAGAAAAACACATGATGAAACCCTTAATAAATTAGACAAGAAAGGCATATATTATTTCTATGCTAATGCAGTAGATGAGGATGGCATGGAAAGTGGTTGGGAGTATGGAGGACAAGTAAAAGTAGTTAGTAAACCTATAGCTGATTTTGAACTCTATACCAATGATAAAGATAGTGATGGCAAGAATAAGGAATACAAGGATAACATCTTTGGTAAAGATTCAAGTATCCTTATACAAAATAAGGCATATAACGAAGATTACGAGGATACTATAGCTAATCATGGAATAGAGCATATAAAAATGGAGTACAGGCTTGTAGGAGATACTGAATATACCACAATATTTGATAAAGACATAAGCAATTATCCCAATGTGATTAATGCTTTACCTAGTATAGGACATGCAGGAAAATATGAAATAAGAATGACAGTAACAAGTGTAGATGGTATTAGAGCAACAAAAGAAGATATATTCTATGTAGTAGATTTAAGGCTAGATTCGTATATAAAATCATTACCAAATGGAGAATATGATAAGTCTAGTGAAATATATGCAAGTCAAAATTATAAAATTAAAGCTCAGGTGTCAAAAGATTCAGATGGAGTGGTTGCATATATCCCATATTCTGATGAATGGATAACGCTTGATAAAGTTAATGAAGATTCTACTAACAAATACTATGAAAAAGAAATATCTACCTTAGAAACATTATTTGATGGTAGATATGAAATAGATGTATATGGTCTATATAACAAAGTTAATTTAGAAATATCTGAAGTATTAGAACTTAAAGCAAATACTCCAATAAAAATAAAAAGTGATATAAAACCTATAGGTCCACCAGAATATGTGGAAGTAATTGAAGATAATCTAGATGAAAATGACTATATACAAATCCCTGCAGGAGAAAAAATAAACATAATGTCAGAAGTAATATCTCCAGTACCTGCTGAATTTGTGAAGGCGTATATTGAAGGAGAAAGTGAAGTTTCAATGGATTTTAAAGATGGTAAATATACTAAAACTATTGAAATTCCTCGTACAAAAAAGGATAAAGACTTTTATGAGCTTCTAGTTAGGGCAAGGGTTCCAAATGGAAATACAGCAAAAAATAAACATAAAATAAGAATAAAAACACCTATAGATCTGATACCCAAGATGCCTAGGGAAGTGGTAGCAGATACAACAGCTACTATAGAGGCTGAAACCACTAAATATGTGGAAAACTTAGTAGTGAAATTATTTGAAGGAACAATTTACGAAAATACTATAACTTTAAATTCTAAGATAATAGGAAACAAAAAATATTGGTCAGGAGATTATCCCATATCTTCAGTTATACCTGAAGGAAAATATACAGCAAAATTTAAAGCCACAACATACAATGGAGAAACTGATGTAAAAAATGAAAGATTTGTATTAAAGACACTGGATCTAAAGGATTTGAGGGTCACACATATAGTTAATCATGGAAGATATGATGGGAAATATCCTATACTATACAATGATCCTATAGTGCCAGTAGGATACAAGACTGGCTACATGGTCACATTCAGAATCAATGCTAAAGGAAATCCCGAAAGAGTAAAGATGAAGATAAAATATCCAGGATATAGTAAGGAACTAGATATGACTAAGGAATGGCAAAATGGAAGTGATTCTATATGGACATTGGAATGGTATTCAGACCCATTTATGCCAAAAGGCACTGTAATCAATACTGAAGTAATAGCATCAAAAGAAGATGCTATTTTAAATTTTAATAATAAATATAACTTTGATGGAGATTTTCTTAAGATTATAGGTAGCATAGAGGGAGATTTACAAGTAGATATAGAGCTTTCCGATTGA